The following are from one region of the Silene latifolia isolate original U9 population chromosome 9, ASM4854445v1, whole genome shotgun sequence genome:
- the LOC141601902 gene encoding uncharacterized protein LOC141601902 translates to MRVVTKCIANRMAKVMVLWSRSHKMPSAGRSISDNILLAHEAINNISRFKQGKHGRCAFKVDMSKAYDRVRWDFLESVLLKFGFPEKLIRLIMSCVTTVSYEILFNGKPLPQFRPLCGLRQGDPLSPYLFILCMEVLSANIDAAHREGHIHGFPLCRGVSPITHLFFADDSVFFFKDKGATAETLMSIINDYCEMSGQKINSSKSGIIFSPNTTLARIQHLLRALQIRANKGIGKYLGIPAEFQESKKDSYVAKKINSLLAQFWWTGCKLGKNIHWCSKNFLSLPKGNGGLGIRNVACLNQALLAKHGWRLLSGDKSLFCKIFRQKLFGSNRVTSSCDHIKGTGASWGVRSIIYGLQLVKAHMGWKPGRASTLNEEYSDRILAIPIRSGQMMDKAFWPFTKAGTYSVKSGYGKAFEDYIDRNGSRKDKTRMGEREKDFCRKKLWHLPIPNGWKILVRRILANTLLWDKNLLKRKMEVGVNSAICAGPFRDIWKRWNTVSGLCFCKRDMGPVGSGIRVENVGSLSINNWIIDWVSFLARGEGGKERTIMFMAVLWGLWFFRNGVKFDGLSINSQVISGYCFKLIREKVRILTNHEDGKRIKNDYRGADDLAHTNSQSNIKEGLPFRMVGSSDHCSIIRIEVDASWTRNCVAALGWVAYDRTAGN, encoded by the exons ATGAGGGTGGTTACCAAATGTATTGCTAATCGGATGGCGAAAGTTATGGTTCTCTGGTCAAGAAGTCACAAAATGCCTTCTGCGGGTAGAAGCATTAGTGATAATATCCTATTGGCACATGAGGCGATTAATAATATCTCGCGATTTAAACAAGGAAAACATGGTAGATGTGCCTTCAAAGTGGATATGAGTAAGGCCTATGATAGAGTAAGATGGGATTTTCTGGAATCGGTCCTCTTAAAATTTGGTTTCCCCGAGAAGCTGATTAGGCTTATTATGAGTTGTGTTACGACAGTAAGTTATGAAATACTCTTTAATGGGAAACCGCTGCCCCAATTCCGACCTTTGTGTGGACTGCGACAAGGCGATCCATTGTCTCCCTATCTTTTTATCTTATGCATGGAGGTTCTTTCAGCAAATATTGATGCAGCTCATAGGGAGGGACATATTCATGGTTTTCCTCTTTGTAGGGGGGTAAGCCCAATTACCCACCTATTTTTTGCGGATGACTCGGTGTTCTTTTTCAAGGACAAGGGTGCAACGGCGGAGACTCTCATGTCCATTATAAATGATTATTGTGAGATGTCCGGGCAAAAAATAAATTCGTCAAAATCAGGTATCATCTTTAGCCCAAATACTACCTTAGCAAGGATACAACATTTGTTAAGGGCCCTTCAGATTAGGGCAAACAAAGGTATTGGGAAATACCTCGGTATACCGGCGGAGTTTCAGGAATCAAAAAAAG ATTCCTATGTGGCTAAAAAGATTAATTCTCTTTTGGCACAATTTTGGTGGACGGGATGTAAATTAGGGAAGAACATTCACTGGTGCAGTAAAAACTTCCTGAGTCTCCCGAAGGGTAATGGAGGTCTTGGGATACGTAATGTGGCGTGCTTGAACCAAGCTTTGTTGGCCAAGCACGGGTGGAGATTATTATCTGGTGACAAATCTTTATTTTGCAAGATCTTTCGTCAAAAATTATTTGGATCAAACAGGGTTACCAGCAGCTGTGATCACATCAAAGGAACCGGTGCGTCATGGGGAGTCCGTAGTATAATCTATGGACTTCAATTGGTCAAGGCACATATGGGCTGGAAGCCGGGACGCGCTTCTACCCTTAAC GAGGAGTATTCGGACAGGATCCTGGCTATTCCTATTCGAAGCGGGCAGATGATGGATAAAGCTTTCTGGCCTTTCACGAAGGCAGGGACATACTCGGTTAAGAGTGGATATGGGAAGGCGTTTGAAGATTATATCGATCGGAATGGATCACGGAAGGATAAGACTAGGATGGGGGAACGGGAGAAGGACTTCTGCCGTAAGAAGCTATGGCATCTTCCAATCCCAAATGGCTGGAAAATCCTTGTCCGGAGGATCCTAGCGAACACGCTTCTGTGGGACAAGAACCTGCTAAAGAGGAAAATGGAAGTAGGTGTCAATTCTGCGATATGTGCGGGACCATTCAGGGACATATGGAAACGGTGGAACACTGTTTCGGGATTGTGCTTTTGCAAGCGGGATATGGGGCCGGTCGGATCTGGTATACGGGTCGAAAATGTCGGATCCCTTAGTATCAATAACTGGATTATAGATTGGGTTAGTTTCTTAGCTAGAGGGGAAGGAGGAAAGGAGCGCACGATAATGTTCATGGCAGTTTTATGGGGTCTGTGGTTTTTTAGAAATGGGGTTAAGTTTGATGGTCTCTCTATAAACTCGCAAGTTATATCCGGGTACTGTTTTAAGTTAATTCGGGAGAAAGTCCGAATCCTTACTAATCATGAAGACGGGAAAAGAATCAAGAATGACTATAGAGGGGCTGATGATCTGGCACATACAAATTCTCAATCCAATATTAAGGAGGGGCTTCCTTTCCGGATGGTGGGCTCCTCGGACCACTGTAGTATCATTCGTATTGAAGTGGATGCTAGTTGGACTCGGAATTGTGTGGCAGCTCTCGGATGGGTGGCGTATGATCGGACAGCCGGGAACTAA